aCAGAAATGGGTCTCTGAACCATAATACCTTTCATTCTCTCACTCATTAAAAATATTCTGCGTTCATATTTTTTCTACCTGTGGATAATATTACATTTGCCACATTGTAATCTATCTatgcattgtttttgtttttaaaataggTATGAGCATTTTTTTGGAAAGCTGTCTGATTTAAATCTGTGTGTAACTGAAGCCATGAAAGAAGACTTGAGAAGGAACTGGAATATTAAGTGAGCATTCATACTTTAACCATTGTAGATGTAAGCAGAATTGACTAGAATTTCTTTAAAAAATCATaatagccatacagcacagaaacaggccttcaagctcccaatcaagatgccccatctaagctagtcccatttgcccatgtttggcccatatccctcaacttTTCTGATCCACGTATGTCTTCTACATTATTTCTGTTTTATAATCCCAGTTCATTATGCATTCTTTAATTGGGTGGCTTCAATTAGTGTCATTATTTATTCCCGCATTGTATAGATCGGGTGTCATTGTGGGCTGCTTGTATTTTGTGGCTGAGTTTTGAAATTTGAATGTTTCTGGCTAATAATTTGTTTTTAGGAAGGTTCCTGGTTACATCAAGTCGGGTTGTGGAGTTAAGTATGAAAAGGTAGAATTCTAAAAATAATATATTAGTGAGAAGTTGGTCAGTATTCCAACCTAATTACCAAACAAACAGCCAGCTCAGATTCTAGTTTTCAATTGAAATTTAATTGGACAGAATGCTTCAGTTCTAGTAATTTCCAAAGTAAAATACAAATAGCTCCCTAATATTAATTTTAGTTCCTAAGGAGTGCTATGAAGAAGCACTTATAATCCTAATGCCTACATTAGGTTTTGCCAAGACTGTTTCAAATATGGACCAAATTGCTTAATTCCAGAGGTGAGGTTAAATGATTGCTCTCGACATAAAGGCTGCATTTGACTGAGTGTGATATCAAGGGGCCTTGgtaaaactgaatttaattgcatCAATGGTAGAAGTCATACCTCGTACAAAAAAGATAGTTGTGGTTGTCAGAGACCGATCATTCTAGTTCCAGGACATCACTACCGCATTTCTTTGGGACAGTGACTCACGCACAACATCTTCATCAGTGACCATCCTTTCATTATAAGGTCAGATATGGAGCTGTTTGTTGATGATTGTACAATGTttaattccattcacaactcctgaGCAGATAAAACAGATAATGCAACATTCAAACCTATTCAATATCCAGGTGTGGGCTAATAAGTTGAAATTAATATTATGCATGTAACGATGATCATCTCCAACAAGAGAGCATTTAACGACCTGTTAACATAGGAACGTGATGGATTATTCCACCAGCCTAAATGAATGCAACTTCAACGATATACAGGACATTGAAGCTTGTTTGATTGGCACTCGCTAAACATTCATTCTTCCCACCTTCTGCACAGTGATTGCAGTATTTATCATCTACAAAACCACTCCAGTTACTCATCCATTTCCTCTTACATCTCCCAAATCTGCAACCTTTGGCACCAAGAAGGACATTGGCAGCACATGCATACTGCGAGTTCTcctccatcctgacttggaagtaTATCACTGGCCCTTCATTGCTGGGTCTAAATCATGGAACTCCCTACCCAAAAGCACCATGGCTGCGGTCTCCACCAGAATGACAGCAACTGTTCTATAAGGCAGTGCGCCATCACCTTCTCACGGCAATtatggatgggcaataaatgctggcctcgtCAGCACCACCCAGATCTCAAACATGAATAATTAAAAAGAAGAGAAATTATAATTCAGAGTTTTTAGCAGTATGCTTTTCTAGACATTCAAAGACCATTTTACTTGGGTTAATTTTCTGTAGAACATTGAGAGTGCTTCTCTATTTTTCTAAAAcagctacatttgttttaacaggGCAATCACTTTATATGATACTCCATCTCCCATTTTCAAAGAAACTCCTCTTGAATTGCAACATAAGTTGTTTAAGAAGCTTGCTAAGGATTTTGCACCATTTAGAACAAGGTATGTTATATATGTGTGATGAAAATGTTAAACACATTTTGTTAATTAAATACTTGGTAGCAAAGTGATCTTTTTGtatgattttttatttaaaatatagaTATAGAAAATAAACTTATATGACTCAACTTCCAAAACCTTTTTGGGCAAGTACATCTACTTAGTGACACAAATTTACAGTTTCAGGCACTGGATAACAATGTATTTTTTGGTGTTAAATTAGGATCGAATCTGTGCCTTCCAATTTGGAACAGACAGCCTTTACAGAACTGAATGTTAATACTGGAGATGTCTCATATGTCCAAGGAAGACCAGCATTGCTAATGAGCAGTACTAGCTGGACAGGTAAGtaagatttttctttaaaaatatatataaccaGTCCGATTGTGCTGTTTGGTATGCATGCTAATAATTGGATAGTTATATATGTTAAGTGAAAATAGTACAGGATGGAGTGATGAGAGGGATACCAATGGAGATAATCTTAGAAGGACTAGAAAGATGGAAGAATAGAAAATAGAGATTAAATGTAAAAAGAAGGAACTGGCCCCAGTTAATAATTTCAAACAGCTTTGACCTATAAAGAAGCTGTTTGGATTAAGGTGGTTCTTTAGAATGAAGAACACCAATTGCCaggtttaaatttttttaattatcaaaatTTGTTTGGCGTCCTGATTCAAGTGAGATTTTACATTTGGTAATATGCAACTATAATTAAGTTAGAATTAAGGTTACAAGGACTTTTCAAAGCTAATGCATTTTTGGGAAATGGCTTGCACTAGGATCAAAGGTGGTGCCAAAGTGGATCTTTTTTTATATTGAGTACCATTCACAGGATGCAGATGATAGGGGCAATACTAGATCTGTTCTTTGAGATAAAGTATGGAAAATTGAATTATAGGACTAGTGAAGCTTTTTATTCTAACTAAAATTTTATGTACTTCAGTTGTAAAAATTGATAGAAACTTTAGGGAATTTTTCCTTTTTAATATTCAGACAAGCCTAATAATTCCAGAACAGTAATAGTATATTGTATCTTGGAGTCATTTTTTGACCATATGGTTCATGCCTGCTATGCATTCCAGTCCTTAATGTTGAGGCAACCAAGTCCATTTGCTAATCTGTTCTGTAAGTCACGTGGGCTGGGAGTTTTGAAGAGGGCTAGGTTTAGTGCTGTTGGCACATGCTGTCAAAATAGCCAAATCTATTTGCATCACCTATTTAGTATTTATCCATATTAACAAGATATGCTAAAGCTTGACTTATGGGTCCGATAGATTCCTATGTGGCCCAAGATGAAAGCTCCTTGGCTTCACCATAATGGATTATCCTTCTTTGATTTTCAGAGGATGAAGACTTTTCCATTCTATTAAAAGCTTTAGATGGTAGGTTTCTGATCATTTTTCTTTCTGTTTAAATGTGAGCATTATTTTTAAAGGATTTTATATGTACAAATATTAAATGAAAAATTTTGGAAGGATTGTGCATTTTTGTATTACTCTAATTTAAGGATCTTTTTCTGTTTTCCTTTCAGAGTATGAAGGACTGATAATGGGTGGAATGAAATTGCCATCACTTGTTTGTGCTATTACAGGTATACTTCTGAACAGCATCCTTTCTGCCTCATTCCTCTCGGAAAACTCTTAATTACTGATTTTCTTCACTGCCCCCAAACCGTACCTTCTTTCTCACTCCACCTTCTCCCATCTATCCTCTTTTCCCACTGGCCTGATCTTGCAGTTTAATTTTCCCACCTTCAGCAACCATCTCCAATGTAAATAtgtttaaatttattttgtttttcaggAAAAGGTCCACTAAAGGAATTTTATAACCGTCTAATTGAAAAAATGCACTTTAAGTATGTTCATATTTGCACTCCATGGCTGGAAGCAGAGGACTACCCAGTGCTGCTAGGTATAATTGCTTTTAATATGCAAGTGTTGTATTAGGAATATTTTTTGGTGTTACTTCACTATCAGACCTGATTGAGGATGATAGCATGATAGATCTTCCAATATGTCATAATAGTTTATGTATTTTGTCATATTTCAGGGAACATAGCTGAACTTATTGAATATTAATATTTAGTAGTAACAGATTATAAAGATGAAGAATTTTGTATCCATAGAAATATTGGTAACTTGCGATCATTCAGTGATTTAGATTCCTGAAGATGTTGAAGGAAAATATTTTTCTAAAATATTTAATGCTGAAATAAAAGTTCCATAATGCAATCgaattaaacatttattttaatgcaattttCCATATCTTAAAGATTGTAATCATTTTATAGGATCCGGTGATTTAGGAGTTTGTCTACATAAATCAAGCAGTGGGCTAGATTTGCCAATGAAGGTAGTAGACATGTTTGGCTGTCATTTGCCTGTGTGCGCTCTTGATTTCCAGTGGTACGTATAAGGTGAAATAATACCGTTATCATTCTTCCATTCACTTTTATTTCAAGCATGCAAAGCTGGCCACAGTTCATCTATGACTGGTGTGTGACAGCTCAATACAAACTTTCTTTGCTCAGTATTCAGCTTTATATCCCATTCCCAAGAACACTTCCAGCATCAAACTGCATCTTTGGAACCAGCATATTCTCACACATCTTTTATTCAGAATaggttcacccattccttctttccagatgctgcctgtcccgctgagttacaccagcattttgtgtctatctttagtatttgTATGCCTCTTTCAACTTCTGTCTCAGACTCCTAGCAGCCCTCTTATCTCTAATCTCTTCATTCTCTGGTAATTGAGATCAATTGTAATGTTTCTCCCATTATTTTACAGTCTACCAGAACTTGTGAAACATGAAGAAAATGGTCTAATATTTAAAAATGCTCATGAACTAACTGGGCAACTAAAGGTAAAGTTATACCATATTTGTAATGAAAGAAAATGCattttgaatttttaaaattgttttgaatTTTTATTCTACCACCTGATCTGGCAACACTTAAAACATTTGGGTTCTGCAATATCCCATCAATAATTAGGTACAGGAGTTTGAAGTTAGTAACATTTAATATTTTATTCAGGTTAAAGATTTTATGCCATTCTTACATTGATGCAGTAAACATCAATTATTATTCCAAAGAACATAATATACAAATTCATTATTTTCATTTACTTGCCTACATCCTCTACAATAGTCTCATGTATAAAACTGCCCTAAACTAAATTTGTCCAGTCTTGCAGTATGCATTAGACGTTGCCTCTTAAAGAGAGTGGTAAATTACTAAAACATTCTATGAATTTGTCAGTTTGACTCATGTAAAAAATTATGTACTGTTAATCCTTGCCATGGATGTATTTTCTCCAGGAGAATTTTAATTATATACATATATCTATGCTTATTCCTCATCTTTATCATCTTGTTTGTTATTGCAATAATTAATTCTTAAGTTTAAGTTTAGTACCCTCTTTTTACCAAtgttcctctgaagaagggtctcgacccaaaacatcacccattccttctctccagagatgctgcctggtcccgctgagttactccagcattttgtgtctaccacctttATGTATATCAGCTCAATGTAATACACAAAAATGGTTAGAAAGGTTAAGATTATTTTTGATACAGTAGATTAGAAGGTGACCCAGTGTAGTTCAGCAGATCAAAATTGGTTTATTGTGGATGAATTAATGTGCTTAAAAAGGAGGCAGTATTTGCAGGGAGTGAACGaataaattgtttttttctgaTACAAGGTCATCAGTGGTAGAAATTAGTGGATTATGAGGTAAGGTACAAATCTCAGACCAAATACCATGCAATTCCTGGTGTTTAAGTAACCATGCATGGTGTGGTGACCAGGGAGAGAGATTTATGTTGAGCTCAGATGTCAGTGTTAACAAGTATTGCGAGAGAGTGGGACATTGGAAAACTGAAAATTTGGTATGTGTGATGATGGATGCAAGGAAGGAATCTGCAGGTGTTCCACAAGAATAAAACGGTGATATATTCAAAGGATAGCCATCAATAAATGTATGGAAAGAGGGCAGTGAATTCGCTGAAGAGGGAGCAATGGAACTGAAGTGATGACTAAAATCAAGAATGTTACAATCATAGAATGAAGATCAACTgacaaggccagtatttattgccctTCCCTAATTGCTATTTGCAAAGTGGTAATGATAATCCTGTTAGGTAGGAGAAAGTAAAGAATTTGGTCCTGCtaatatttccaagtcaagataTACATGACTTGTTTATGAGCCACCCATGTCTCTCTGGGTGGTGTGGTTTGCATTTAGTGAGCATGTAAATGCCCAAAATGTTGCATATTGCTGCCAGTCAGGTTGCTTTACCCTAAAAAGAGTGAGTCTACATTTTGTTGCAAAAGTACATGCCCAAGCAAGTCATCGTGTCCCTTGTATCAACATACAAGCACAGACTACAAGGACTGCTATGTGTGGTTTTAATGTTATTTGTGAAAGTACTGGGCTGTGTGACAGTCGTAAGAGAGAACAAGGAAGTCAGTAACTAGAGAACTGTTCTGTGTCCATGAATTACAAACAACGGTATTACCTAAGGTTGGTATTATAGTAAAAGTCCTATTTTTATCAATTACAATTCATTAGATAGGTTTTTATTGATagcaaaaaaagtgtttttataTTAAATGCAAAATAGATCCTATATTTTGAAATTTGGCACGGACACATTTAACCTTTTTGATTTAAAATTTGAGCTATATGCACAAGCATTAATTCTAtctttaaaccttttctatctttAGCTAATGACGCATGATATTTTCAGCTTCTCTTTACAGACTTCCACAATGAAAGAAACAAACTTGGTATATTTAAAAGAAACCTGAAAGAAGCCAAGATGGTTCAGTGGGATGAAAATTGGGATGATACAGTGCTTCCTCTGCTGCCAGCAAGTGACTGAAATCTGTGACTAATCTGAAACTAATGATTAGGTTTGGCCATCTCTATAGTTGATTTTTGCTGACAGATCATGGAATACCATGGATAAGAAAGTCCAGTGTGAAGATGATGCTGgaacatttgatttttttccaatGAACGCTGAATTTCTGGATTATCAATTTTAAATGACCACATTTTCAAGAAAAGGCAGCTTGAAAATTGTGATGTTTTGAAAGTCATAGTCCTTTTCAAATGGGCTGTCGAGCTACATTAAGTTAAAATCATTTTTTGTCTGACATTTCTCTTTTCAAAAGCTACTGAGAAAAAAGTATCCACACACTTGCTGCTTTTCACAATGTGGGTCAAGATTCTTCGAACCTGAAACAATTTATTTttgcattccagcattttggacaTTAAGTTCCATAGCATAATTTAAGCAACTCTATTTTTGTGCACTTGTTGTATGGAAACACCTCAATGGAAGGACCTTTCATCTTGTGGTATTCAATTCCAACTTTATCTGTTTTAAAAAGAACACAAGTGTCACTCATCTTAAAAGGAATTAAATCAAGAAAGGTGAAggttgtgggagaggggggaggttagATTAGAATATAAAAAAAGAACAATTCTATGATTGATGGTATCATCTCCTTGGTGAGATGAAGGGGATGTAGAGGTAAACATAATGAAATCTTTTTCTGGTCAGTGAGTTGGTTTGTAGGTGTGAGAGTTGGGCATTAATGATGACATTTAAATACAATGAGAACTCTTAAATGGTAGGAGATTGGCAGCTATTTCTGGAGAAATGTTAAGTTTGTACAGGTGAGAGAACAGTAGATCTGTCAAGAGAATATGGCCCAGTTTTGAAAGGTAAAATTacgttaaaatatttaaatagtgGTAGAAAATAGCGTGACAATAAATCAGACTTTTTAAAGGGCATTGAAGTGGGAacaatttgcagggaatggaaggaagggTGACTGATGAGCAATTTACTGGTACTGAAGTAGAGGGCAACTAATAGGAATATAAATGATATGATTTTGGATGCAGAACAAAAAAATTGTAGAGAGAATTGATCAGGGCTTGAGTAAGACAATAGTGGAGCATTAAGTTTGACTTGATGATATTTGTCCATTTTCTCTAAAACAGAAATGGGTAAAAGTAGAATGCCGGTATTAAACCAGATCAATTAATGTAATAAAATTGACAAACACAAATGAGTCAGTATGTATAAAAAGCATGGAACTATGCTTGTTTTTTTATTCTAAATTTGATCTGCCTGTTGCTCTGTTCATTTTGACAAAATAATAAAATAGCTtgatttgtgttttgtttcataATTGTTCTGACTATGTCACTAAAGATTGGGGAATCAAATGAGGGCATATGAAATGCAGCCCCAAGACTATCAGATGGGTCTCTGATGGAAATGGTTACTGGAAGAATCTGAACAATTGCCACTAGTAATTACCAGCCACTTACCCAGCTCCATTTTGAATTGGTGATACGTCTCCGGATTACGTTTGGTAGACGCCAAATATACAACAGAACTTGTTTTCCTCTTTCCATCAGTTGTAGCAACAAGTAGTTTCTCCAATACAGAAACCACGCAGATGACCACCTCAGGATCATAAATTATATCTTTTttaagagaataaaatgggttaacACACACTTTAAATTGCAGTCTATTAATATTAGTGAAAGAGTGGGGGAAAATTAGGATTTCTACATTTCCAATTTAGTGTATCTTATATTCCAGTGTCCTTTATTACCTATATGCTTACTATTTTTAGTATCACAAATGAGCAAAGTGGTTTCTCTAATTTTGAAAGAATAGCCACATTATAGATATTATAGTTTTCGGCAAAGATGACATCAAACCCGACTCACTACATGGCACAATCAATCACATGCTACAATTCCATACAGCAGTAGTTGATGGATGCCTTAAATTTATCAGACTGAATGCTTGGAATGGAGAAGGCTAATGAAACCATGATAAAACTGCTTACATGAGAGCATTCGTAATATTAAAACGGTGGGCCGCTTAGCCCTTCTAAATTTGATCTACTATTTAATAAAATCACGGCTGCTCTCACATTACTCTGTCCTTACTAAAAGGGCTTGTATTTCCATGGTTCACTTCAGACTCTCAGGTCATCCCAGAACATAATTGCAAATAAGGAACATTTGAGCAGTCATGACTGCAATTTAAGATGCGCAGCTGCTACACACATTAAATGACAATTTGTGATAAATATTGCCAAGACATCAGGGATAACACCTCTGTGTCCATGGTAGTGCTTTGGGCTCTTTTACATACATCGTAGGAGGGCAAATTCAACTTCAGTTTAACCTATCATCCAAAAGACATTACTGCTTCAGTACAGTTCTGAAACCTTGGTCTAGATTTCACATTCCTGCCTCTGCAGCTTTCTGACTACTTCCAATTTAGACATGACCCTCATTTCATTTGTGAGGTGTGTGACTAGAACCACCCACCTTGGTCAGCCTTTGGTCTAGCCATGGCTTTTTATAGTTTTCATTTTTACCCCTTTTGTATTCAACTCTTGATTATAAAGGCCAGCATTACAATACGAGACATACAGAACAAGTTTTGTTTCAATGCGACTGACATCTCGTTCCCCTCtgatgtctgaaaaagggttccaacccgaaacgtcacctatcctttttctccagaggtgctgcctgacccagagttactccagcactttgtaatgtATTGGCACAGCTTCCTGCTCTTATCCTGATCTAGAAATGTTCATCAACTCTGCTGCCAAATTTACAATCTTCTATCACTTTAAAGTTATCCATCTTAGATTCCTCCCTTAATTTACTAGAGATAGGGTAGAATTCTTGTATACACTAAGTCCTCTGTGTCGCACTATTACCTTGATTCCATTTCCTCTAACCCCATTGCCTGCAGGGATGAGGTTCCATTCTCCCATTTTGTCCATCTGTCATTCTTTACAGACAAGACAATTTTCCATTCCAGTACTTCCAACATTACTCAATTATGGCTTCTCTGCCATGTATGACTGGGCCCTCTATTCTATCTGTTCCATTTCCTAGACCTGCCCTCACCCTTTCTCTTCCTGTTAGAAAAAGGACTGGTTTCCACTTGTCCATTTGGAGCCTGTCATCTATTTTTTGAATGCGTCAAGAAGCTGTGGAAATTATATACAATTTTGAGCATCATGAaatttagttttttgttttttttagatttagagatacagcgcggaaacaggcccaccgagtccgcgccgcccagcgatccccacacattaacactatcctacacacccgagggacaatttttacattttacccagtcaattaacctacatacctgtacgtctttggagtgtgggaggaaaccgaagatctcgatgaaaacccacgcaggtcacggggagaacgtacaaactccgtacagatggcgcccgtagtcaggatcgaacccgagtctcaggcgctgcattcgctgtaaggcagcaactctaccgctgcgccaccgtgccgcccctttatCATTGAAAAGGTCAGTTAAACAGATTAGAACACActcctaatcctctggcttcagATAATATTTGTTTCTCATTTTGTTCTAGCTCAGGATATTCTGGATCTTATTCATAATAAGTACATACAATACTTAAGCACAATGAAGACAATTACTAACCTGCAAACATTTACCTACCTGTTGCCATAATAATATCTGATTGAATCTCTGAAATCAGTTCTTGTGTAATTTCTCCCCAGTCCAATCGAAAAATTGTAACTTTCGGACTCTGGGTTTCTTCAGATCCACTGTTACTCTTGGTCTCTATTTCACACTCTTTTGAATTCCAGGTGTCAGAATCTATTAGCAGATTATTTCTAATAATATTCTTCCGGAGTTGCTTAAGTACATTAGGATGACAGTCACTGAATATGTACCGTTTCGGGTTGCAAGTCTTGCAAATGGCAATTCCAGCAAGACCACTTCCACTACCCAACTCCAAAACGGTCCTGATACAAAATGATTAGATACATCGTGATCAGATAGATCTAAACAATTAGATACATCGTGAGTAGATCATTAGTCACATGTTGAAGACTGATAATtatccaaacaattgattttatTTCGAACAAGCCTCCAAGCAGTTTCTAATTCACATGTAACCTTGAATGTTATGGTACCCAGTTAAACTTGCACTGATAAAAGACTTAGTTGAAGAGTATGTAATATTTAAGAATAGAAATGGTGCAATTCAATACATTGGTGAATTAACATGGGAGTGGCATCATTGGCaagaccatatttggagtacaATATGCAGTTCTGatcataggaaggatgtcattaaagtggaatgggtgcagagaagattcacaaggatgttaccaggactggaggtcatgagttatgtggagaggttggataagctgGGGCTGTTTTCACTGGGGGCTGAGGAGTAACCTTACAGAGGCATATAAAGTTATGGGGTATAAATAAGGTGGATCTACCCCTAAGGTGGTCAGGGAGTCTAAAACAATGGGGCAGATTTAATGCAAGAGGGAAAAGCTTTAAAAGGAGATGAGGGGCAACACTTTCAATGCAGAAGGTAGTCTTTATATAGATTGAGCTGTTGGAGAAAgctgtagaggtgggtacaacatttaaatttaacattacaacatttaaaagacatttagacagatacatgaataagaaaggtttcaagggatatgagccaaacacaggcaaatggaactcgcTCAGAAAaatatcttgatcagcatggacaagttgacccAAAGGGTCTGATTTGTGCTGTGAGACTATGACTACATATGAGGAATGACCCATCGTATTTGGCGAGTTCCTCAAAAATAATCGAACAAGAATCGAGGCCATATCCAGATACCTCCTTATAAAACATGGCGGTTGCATTGAAAGAT
This is a stretch of genomic DNA from Rhinoraja longicauda isolate Sanriku21f chromosome 21, sRhiLon1.1, whole genome shotgun sequence. It encodes these proteins:
- the alg1 gene encoding chitobiosyldiphosphodolichol beta-mannosyltransferase; its protein translation is MAALWFLSALFLAVSLSSLYLAGASVALALLLLLLLLLLLVPVVWTRRQRGRGGSRRSVCVLVMGDLGRSPRMLYHTLSLARHGFSVTAVGYPGAKPHKDVLNNDKIKIVYLTEVKTAIKFGPKIFQYGVKIFVQTLQICYVLLRIDPPSYMLLQNPPGLPAIAVVWAVCLLRRSKFIIDWHNYGYTIMGLTHGDHHLIVLIAKWYEHFFGKLSDLNLCVTEAMKEDLRRNWNIKAITLYDTPSPIFKETPLELQHKLFKKLAKDFAPFRTRIESVPSNLEQTAFTELNVNTGDVSYVQGRPALLMSSTSWTEDEDFSILLKALDEYEGLIMGGMKLPSLVCAITGKGPLKEFYNRLIEKMHFKYVHICTPWLEAEDYPVLLGSGDLGVCLHKSSSGLDLPMKVVDMFGCHLPVCALDFQCLPELVKHEENGLIFKNAHELTGQLKLLFTDFHNERNKLGIFKRNLKEAKMVQWDENWDDTVLPLLPASD